One window of the Pedobacter ginsengisoli genome contains the following:
- a CDS encoding TIGR00730 family Rossman fold protein — protein sequence MTSEEKIRSAFENKNWQEIKVTDSWQIFKIMAEFVDGFEKLAKIGPCVTIFGSARTAETNKYYQIAVECGKLLTDRGYGVVTGGGPGIMEAGNKGAHTNGGKSVGLNIELPFEQFHNKYIDHNKLLEFDYFFVRKVMFMKYSQGFIVLPGGMGTMDELFEAITLIQTGKIARFPIVLVGKDYWGGLVDWITNTMLNKEHNIHAEDLNLFRLVDTAEEATEHIFRFYDKYVLKPNF from the coding sequence ATGACAAGTGAAGAGAAAATAAGAAGCGCTTTTGAAAACAAAAACTGGCAGGAAATAAAAGTTACCGACTCCTGGCAAATCTTTAAAATAATGGCCGAATTTGTTGACGGCTTTGAAAAATTAGCAAAGATAGGTCCATGTGTTACCATCTTTGGGTCGGCAAGAACAGCTGAAACAAATAAGTATTACCAAATAGCTGTAGAATGTGGCAAACTGCTAACTGACCGTGGTTATGGAGTTGTTACAGGAGGCGGACCCGGAATTATGGAAGCCGGAAATAAAGGCGCACATACAAATGGTGGTAAATCGGTAGGCTTAAATATCGAATTGCCTTTTGAACAATTCCACAATAAGTATATTGATCATAATAAACTTCTGGAATTTGATTACTTCTTTGTAAGAAAAGTTATGTTCATGAAATACTCGCAAGGTTTTATTGTATTACCCGGTGGCATGGGCACAATGGATGAGCTTTTTGAAGCCATTACCCTTATACAAACAGGTAAAATCGCTAGATTCCCTATTGTGCTTGTTGGCAAGGATTACTGGGGCGGATTGGTTGACTGGATAACCAATACAATGTTAAACAAGGAGCATAATATACATGCAGAGGATTTAAACCTATTCAGACTGGTAGATACCGCCGAAGAAGCTACAGAACATATTTTCAGGTTCTATGACAAATATGTCCTGAAACCGAATTTCTAA
- the arsC gene encoding arsenate reductase (glutaredoxin) (This arsenate reductase requires both glutathione and glutaredoxin to convert arsenate to arsenite, after which the efflux transporter formed by ArsA and ArsB can extrude the arsenite from the cell, providing resistance.), whose protein sequence is MIRIYHNSRCSKSRCALTVLEDSGKEFEVVNYLETIPTADELRTIIAKLGISAHELVRKSENIYKEQFKGRDLSDEEWVLAMIENPILIERPILVSDDLAVIARPTEKIYDIL, encoded by the coding sequence ATGATCAGAATTTATCATAATAGCAGATGTAGCAAAAGCAGGTGTGCACTAACTGTTTTGGAAGATAGCGGAAAAGAATTTGAAGTTGTCAATTATCTGGAAACGATACCTACTGCTGATGAACTGCGGACTATTATCGCTAAACTAGGAATAAGCGCTCATGAGCTTGTTCGCAAATCTGAAAATATTTATAAAGAGCAGTTCAAAGGAAGAGATCTTTCGGATGAAGAATGGGTTTTAGCAATGATAGAAAATCCAATATTAATAGAACGCCCTATATTAGTTTCTGATGATCTTGCCGTTATAGCAAGACCAACAGAAAAAATTTATGATATCCTTTAA